In Deinococcus reticulitermitis, the DNA window CTGCACGTAGGGATAGGGAATGTCGAAGCCCGCCACCTGCCCGACCGGCGCCGTGAGGAAATCGAAGGCCTGCTCCTGAATCACGTAGGCCACCTCGCCCATGAAGTTGGCGGTGCGCGGCGCCTCGCTCACGAGCACGGCGCGGCCCGTCTTCTCGACGCTCCCGAGCACCAGCGGGCGGTCCCAGGGCACGAGCGAACGCAGGTCGATCACCTCGACGCTCACGCCCTCGGCGGCCAGCGCGTCGGCGGCCTTGAGCACGTCGGGCATCACGCCGCCGTAGCCGATCAGCGAGAGGTCCGTGCCCTCGCGGCGAATCGCGGCCTCGCCGAGCCGCACCTCGTAGTCGTGGTCCGGCACCTCGCCCTTGCTCGCGCGGTAGAGCCGCTTGGGCTCGAAGTAGATCACCGGGTCGTCGCTGCGGATCGCGGCCTTGAGCAGCCCTTTGGCGTCGTAGGGGGTGCTCGGCATCACCACCTTGAGGCCCGCCATGTGCGCGTAGTAGGCCTCGGGGCTCTGCGAGTGGTGGTGCCCGCCCTTGACGCCGCCGCCCGACGGCGTGCGGATCACCAGGGGCGCGCTGTACTCTCCCCCACTGCGGTAGCGCAGCTTGGCCGCCTGGCTGAGCAGCTGGTCGAAACCGGGGCCCATGTAGTCGGCGAACTGGATCTCGGCCACCGGACGCAGGCCGCGCGCCGCCATCCCGACGGCGGCTCCCACGATGCTCGCCTCGGAGAGGGGCGCGTCGAAGACCCGGTGCTTGCCGAAACGTTCTTGCAGACCCGCCGTCGCCATGAAGACGCCGCCGCGCGCGCCCACGTCCTCCCCGAACAGCACCACGCGGGGGTCGCGCCCCAACTCCTCCGCGAGCGCCTCGGTGACCGCCTGAATGAGGTTGATGGTGCGGGTGCCCCCGGTCGGCTCACCCACGCCTGCCGGCCTACGCTCGGTCGCCGTCATCCCTGGCCTCCTTGTCCCAGTTCGGGCCCCATCTCGGCCCGCAGAAAGTTGGCCTGCTCACGCAGGTGGTCGGGCAGGTCCGAGTACACGTCCTCGAACATGATGCGCCAGTCGGGTTGCCCGGTCGCCTCGGCGCGGCGCACGTCCTCGTCGACCTGGCGGTGCGTCTGCGCGATCAGGTCGGCGCGTTCCTCGCTCGACACCGGGTGTCCGAGGTCCTCGAGCAGCTTCTCGATGCGCGAAATCGGATCGCGCCCCAACCACTCGTCGACCTCGTCGCGGGTGCGGTAATGCTTCTCGGCGTCGGAGTCCGCATTGGAGTGCGAGCCGACGCGGTAGGTGAGGCACTCGACCAGGGCCGGCCCGTTCCCCGCGCGCACCCACTCGGCGGCGTGTGTGCAGACCTCCATCACGGCCACGATGTCGTTGCCGTCCACGTAGAAACCGGGCATGCCGTAGGCCCTAGCCTTGACGTGGACGTTCTCGGAGGCGGTCTGGTGGCGGATGTGGGTGCTGATCGCCCACTGATTGTTCTCGCAGACGAAGAGGCAAGGCGCGCCGTTCGCGCCCGCCATGTTCATGCCGGCGTGCCAGTCGCCCTCGCTCGTCGCGCCGTCTCCGAAGGTGCAGACCGTGATCTCGTCGGTGCCGAGGTACTTCTGCGCCATCGCGCTTCCAGCGGCGGGCGGCACCTGGGAAGCGATGGACGAGCTGATCGACACGAAGCCGTGCTCGCGCGCCGAGAAGTGGTGCGGCATCTGGCGGCCCCGGCAGAGGTCCGAATTGGTGCCGAGGCACTGGCTGATCAGCGTGAACATCGGCACGCCGAGGCCGAGCGCGAGCACCTGATCGCGGTAGTAGCCCCACACCCAGTCGTGCCCGGCGCGGATCGAGCGCGCCAGGCCGATCTGGGTGGCTTCCATGCCGCTTGCCTGGGCGTAGAAGCTCGTGCGGCCCTGACGCAGCAACGTGATCAATTTGCGGTCGAACTCGCGGCCCTGGAGCATCTGACGGTGCAGCTCACGCAGCAGCTCGGGCGTATAGCGCTCCGGCAGCGGCTGCGTCGGCTGACCGTCTTCCGCCACGAAGCGGATCGGTTGGGCAGTAAAAGGTTGAATCATAAGCCGGCGGCCTCCTCAGCCAGCGCTGGGGGGCCTTGCCTTCTTCCCCACCCCGCGCGAATTTGTCTAGCAAACACTCGTTAGGCATTGTAGGGGCCGGCGCCCCAGAACAATGGGAGCCGCACGTCCAGCAAGTCCAGACAGCAGGCAGGGGCCGGGCTTGATCTCCCGCCCCCGGGCTCAATACGCAAAAAATACCAGGTCGCTCGGCACCCCGTCGGGGACCGGACGCCCCGCTCCCTCCTCCAGCGTGGCCGCCCGCTCGTGCGCCTCGGTGAGGTAGGCCGCGTAGGGCACCTGTCCCCGGTCCTCAGCAGGCAGCGTGTCTCCAAACAGATCGAGGGGCGCGGTGTCTGCCGGGTGGCTCCAGGCGCCGGTATGCCAGTCGAAGCTGTACAGCGGCAAGAACCGCTCGCCATACTCTGCGACGAACTCGACCGCGCTCAGCAGGAAGTCGACCTCCTCGTCCGCGGCCCAGGGCGCGAGATTCAGGCGGGTCCAGCCGGGTTTCAGGCCGCCCATGTCACCCATGATGCACTGGAAGTAGCGCTCGGAACGCTCGTCGTCGATGCCCAGCAGCGCGTGACCGTAGGGACCGGCACACGCGCAGCCTCCCCGCGCCTGGATGCCGAAGAGGTCGTTGAGCAGCCGCACCACGAAACGTGGATGGAGGTAGGCGCCGCTCGCCGTTCGCACGAGCAGCGACAGGAACGCCAGCCGCGAGGCGTCGGGGTTGCCGAGCAGTTGAACGCGCCCATTCCGGCCCAGCCGATCCTGCGCCCGCGCAAACAGCTCGTGCTCGCGCGCTGTGAGCCGCCGAACGCCGAGCTCCTCCTTGACCCGGAAAGCGAGCGCCGTGCGGATCTTGCCAAGAATTGCGGGGGTGCCGGCGTCCTCGCGCGCCTCGATATCTTCGATGAAGGCGTGGCGGGTGCGGCTGACGTAGTGCACGGTGCCTCCACCCGCCGTGCTCGGCGCCGCCAGAGTGTAGAGATGCTCCTGAAAACACAGCAGCCCCGGCGTTCCCGGCCCACCGACGAACTTGTGCGGACTCAGGAACACCGCGTCGTAGCCGTCGGGTTGTCCCGGCTTCATGTCGATGGCGACGTAGGGCGCACTCGCCGCAAAATCGAAAAAGGCGGAGGCGCCGTGGGCGTGCAGCATCCGGGCGACCGTGCGGGTGTCGGTCAGCAGCCCTGTGACGTTGCTCGCCGCGCTGAACGAGCCGATCTTGGGACGCCGGGCGTACCGGGGGTCCCGGAGCAGCCCCCGCAGCGCCTCCAGATCGAGGTTGCCGCGTGGGCACAGCGGCACTTCCACCACCTCGGCCACCGTCTCGCGCCAGCTCACCTCGTTGCTGTGGTGCTCGTAGGGGCCGACGAACACGACGGGGCGCTCATGCTCCGGCAGGGCAGCCAGCACCGCCTGCCGGTACGGGCCCGGCA includes these proteins:
- a CDS encoding aminotransferase class V-fold PLP-dependent enzyme, giving the protein MDFAALRADLIGSGAVIRTPFGERRVTYADYVASGRALRSVEEKVQRLALPLYANTHTEDSATGAHSTHLTHQAAEYVKAQLGGDHTCKLVFCGSGSTAAVRRMQDILGLIVPGPYRQAVLAALPEHERPVVFVGPYEHHSNEVSWRETVAEVVEVPLCPRGNLDLEALRGLLRDPRYARRPKIGSFSAASNVTGLLTDTRTVARMLHAHGASAFFDFAASAPYVAIDMKPGQPDGYDAVFLSPHKFVGGPGTPGLLCFQEHLYTLAAPSTAGGGTVHYVSRTRHAFIEDIEAREDAGTPAILGKIRTALAFRVKEELGVRRLTAREHELFARAQDRLGRNGRVQLLGNPDASRLAFLSLLVRTASGAYLHPRFVVRLLNDLFGIQARGGCACAGPYGHALLGIDDERSERYFQCIMGDMGGLKPGWTRLNLAPWAADEEVDFLLSAVEFVAEYGERFLPLYSFDWHTGAWSHPADTAPLDLFGDTLPAEDRGQVPYAAYLTEAHERAATLEEGAGRPVPDGVPSDLVFFAY
- a CDS encoding alpha-ketoacid dehydrogenase subunit beta, with product MTATERRPAGVGEPTGGTRTINLIQAVTEALAEELGRDPRVVLFGEDVGARGGVFMATAGLQERFGKHRVFDAPLSEASIVGAAVGMAARGLRPVAEIQFADYMGPGFDQLLSQAAKLRYRSGGEYSAPLVIRTPSGGGVKGGHHHSQSPEAYYAHMAGLKVVMPSTPYDAKGLLKAAIRSDDPVIYFEPKRLYRASKGEVPDHDYEVRLGEAAIRREGTDLSLIGYGGVMPDVLKAADALAAEGVSVEVIDLRSLVPWDRPLVLGSVEKTGRAVLVSEAPRTANFMGEVAYVIQEQAFDFLTAPVGQVAGFDIPYPYVQDKVYLPGPNRIVAACVRALNY
- a CDS encoding thiamine pyrophosphate-dependent dehydrogenase E1 component subunit alpha codes for the protein MIQPFTAQPIRFVAEDGQPTQPLPERYTPELLRELHRQMLQGREFDRKLITLLRQGRTSFYAQASGMEATQIGLARSIRAGHDWVWGYYRDQVLALGLGVPMFTLISQCLGTNSDLCRGRQMPHHFSAREHGFVSISSSIASQVPPAAGSAMAQKYLGTDEITVCTFGDGATSEGDWHAGMNMAGANGAPCLFVCENNQWAISTHIRHQTASENVHVKARAYGMPGFYVDGNDIVAVMEVCTHAAEWVRAGNGPALVECLTYRVGSHSNADSDAEKHYRTRDEVDEWLGRDPISRIEKLLEDLGHPVSSEERADLIAQTHRQVDEDVRRAEATGQPDWRIMFEDVYSDLPDHLREQANFLRAEMGPELGQGGQG